A portion of the Scylla paramamosain isolate STU-SP2022 chromosome 32, ASM3559412v1, whole genome shotgun sequence genome contains these proteins:
- the LOC135088982 gene encoding axotactin-like isoform X2, whose translation MRLLQVVLAVGLLAHLAVAWPLFDGYDDEYDYSGDYIYDYNDNENTAAETGLETVPETAPEEHHHHNHHHHGAPPDTPTEMEGSGDAEDDTEVDIPPELLPENLVPEDGSDSIEEVVSEEVNGSPEAKGGPSGVVAHGVVPTFKMPKSCSQPPDPGVCRGYFPMFYFDPVTRTCLQFVYGGCRGNSNAFHTAKACYEKCHPVGFTRGAGKNKAGSYLKLHDGKGDEEFTFPGRDAALKVEDATLAEFSVRNVYQLEFFFRTDSPHGLIAFLRQTSVPSELGNKMVQLYVFLRRGHLAVTHIFCHHRETFLMRKGGLQGGNWHSALVKVNSGTGQLLLEVDGVQEAFTITSLKDKPHFGSREGAAFTSRLWIGGVFEEEVREEKMVGRTENFHGCLKKIALMSGTASEEMVWHKGLSSSAYRGVRNICRTNCNDRHRNLCSQNSHCIEHFDHSTCNCFGSGMDGRRCNNPDVPILSLSNDGYVVHRLYEWMDRVHTYTNFISLEFRTRFTDSILFYGSAEYPEKQYIVASLTAAGTVYVEANLGGGAVGVEVGNKLETGTWHSLILVHQHNRIQVHLNSRLYDTLIVPGEVRYFHLDPAFYIGGAPNLTRTCGLEPDRGIQQGYECQKSHIRYYYDVHDGNCHILNYSGCGGNGNNFRSHQACMDTCNKLPGLRSMHSFLGCMRNVFINDVSVLWELKVQNKTTRYHGATEVSPLTDTCKDREQMVLLTLSTERAHVNLTNKDQENFRLAVSFRPTTPKGVVASGYVDVVDTSSQWEIYYDENHVSFVIHEELMQVKPSAKIVINNWQYVEVKYSSGKVVMRVNHKTVSNKPPGPLTFFPVITFGLSPRSDLPGMVGCLRKVELGTEKVELRSLAGTNVAQKDVIYDGCRVLGPCDRPGSCEHGTTCTLDANDEIQCDCADSGYTGKTCHFSLYKTSCEEYHQIGYNKSGVFRIDVDGNGPLPPSFVKCNFNSLTGVTNTIVENNLPEKYEVRGPGLGNLQVDIKYRDFSDEMFQALIEKSESCSQNIRYDCRRSPLKLSTHTWFSSPSEKYIASFGSKVPGLCRCKEIGACDKADVACNCDAVDGLARSDIAVITQPDLMPLTSMVFLEDKKGMREESEGRITLGPLICATKATKEQTVSFSKNHVYLEVPAWREGSLAFSFKTTSSSAMLAYQPAYHPSHATFRIALLGEKEVEFMYSYHGLEHRHSLHTARRLNTGQWQQVLIDIYHHQLRFLINSEQKLIDIEEDANVGVLDGSMFLGGMPPRQDTWLNQENQEEEALGSLKGCIRDLTVNNELVDLDRYIRAAPLGVSASCQPSCSPNPCQNGAECIENWGSYECVCKNPLAHSGVNCENNLNEEAITFTTEKSKLTYFVNDTDNSRSQELANMTSLLLNFRTHVRQGLILFTYDYLHNFLQLHLASPNELVLYFNSGRRALALTVETSFAVPLNEGQSVQVAVERDGSTTNLTVYTNGVFFNASLGSGLLPLHEGDYEQFPYGESTPLLDMVYYPHSFTKPGYFSMFYMGSANDPQADVRSDLPGLVGCVRGFQINEVPVVLHRYLADHPAEGVKKGCSMVCDHHPCLNGGVCEEDFLYPSNFHCDCSSTSYTGPVCSTETAYTFHGSEWLGRDATTSPLMENLVFELAFSASIRRPLPQLVALLRGTTTATHDDYILVAVEPNGAVTVQAVLKNLEDATLIARVSPDEGINAFSGHRHFVKAEWLSDGLWVKVDREERLLRREATSYRLELEAFPRSLYLGGMEEGVDSRFVDYENFHGCISNVMISNPNGKFFPLQEYEENDRHITNFGIPTSGSCSGFPLMPALVMTYRADKDISPVQGEDWAVHAAQRTAYDAPPPLTKAERNTPMDNVVPAVATSVLLVSGIILAILCIRTSDKKKKAKKKEQMKKEEEEREQLLKDRKKSREEAMRARITNISEVEMKPLKTAQNGGTQEQDKVRKMNAANQQQVAPPTEPPPPIPTKKPEEEEEEVQVRMPKDSTADRPLSWDKSADALPLIGTEVPQVRPQGEATEDSTSEGSSFDCTIEITGGSPSSSAVFPQQRTWQEPNKSPSNATENQHHLNIPTDNLPIQKDKASEKYDEEKKPQFKVEKVEADAVKEEYSEGEKDAGRYSEMPPEDKEVEMKCNEENELKEIDDRDEEYFDCKSSASVLTPPEIVVSSPKEKESLNTGYLLSHIYKAKAEGEGKREGEANINQDKQVEGLESSSQEMKPDRKESNMRNDDVNSQEIQNEKGNAIQELEDEENETETQEKFKDNEELLDISAKLLLLDMAGQRNDGFSSPESCPGSPMSEEDRPGSPTYVNLYQDDDINLLNTGVSPKCSPGNLTPLDPISEQDESEEDKEKDGDSPRKTSLPTLFKSNLSSGVANLSVLSGEDDAAKDESASEHEALKDTKDAKDEPDAILEAKSEVTPEPVPEAAPEVPHEEATSGGVKRRRRRKKGRVTREKQSPVFLNEGVRTFSNPVSYFGGPNIKYDEEDGGAAAAAGGEGGAESRLSIISNVSLD comes from the exons AGAGTTGCTCCCAGCCTCCAGATCCAGGTGTGTGTCGTGGCTACTTCCCAATGTTCTACTTCGATCCTGTGACTCGTACTTGCCTGCAGTTCGTCTACGGGGGATGTCGCGGAAACTCCAATGCATTCCACACCGCGAAAGCTTGTTATGAGAAGTGCCATCCTGTTGGGTTCACGC GTGGGGCAGGCAAGAACAAAGCAGGCTCCTACCTCAAGCTACACGACGGCAAAGGCGACGAGGAGTTTACGTTCCCGGGACGCGACGCTGCATTGAAAGTCGAGGATGCAACGCTCGCTGAGTTCTCCGTCAG GAACGTGTATCAGCTGGAGTTCTTCTTCCGGACTGACTCACCGCATGGCCTCATTGCCTTCCTCAgacag ACATCGGTGCCGTCTGAACTCGGGAACAAAATGGTGCAGCTGTACGTTTTCCTTCGTCGCGGCCACCTCGCTGTCACTCACATCTTCTGCCACCACAGAGAGACTTTCCTCATGCGCAAAG GTGGGCTGCAGGGCGGGAACTGGCACTCAGCTCTGGTCAAGGTGAACTCTGGGACGGGACAACTGCTTCTCGAGGTGGATGGCGTTCAGGAGgccttcaccatcaccagtcTTAAGGACAAACCTCACTTCGGGTCTCGCGAGGGCGCCGCCTTCACCTCGCGCCTTTGGATTGGAG GTGTCTTCGAGGAGGAAGTGCGCGAAGAAAAAATGGTTGGGCGAACTGAGAACTTCCACGGGTGCCTGAAGAAGATCGCACTGATGAGCGGCACGGCCTCAGAGGAGATGGTGTGGCACAAGGGTCTAAGTTCCTCCGCGTATAGAGGCGTCAGGAACATATGCAGGACcaa ctGCAATGACCGCCACCGTAACCTGTGCTCTCAAAACTCCCACTGCATTGAACACTTCGACCACAGCACCTGCAATTGCTTCGGCAGCGGCATGGACGGGCGCAGGTGTAACAATCCAG ATGTCCCGATTCTCTCTCTGAGCAACGACGGCTATGTGGTTCACCGCCTCTACGAGTGGATGGACCGCGTGCACACTTACACCAACTTCATCTCGCTCGAATTCAGG ACTCGCTTCACAGACTCAATCCTCTTCTACGGATCAGCTGAGTACCCAGAGAAGCAATACATCGTGGCCTCTCTCACTGCTGCCGGGACTGTGTACGTGGAAGCCAACCTCGGGGGCGGCGCCGTGGGGGTGGAGGTCGGAAATAAACTGGAGACTGGCACTTGGCACAGCTTGATTCTTGTGCATCAGCATAATAGAATCCAG GTTCACCTCAACTCTCGCCTATACGACACCCTGATAGTGCCCGGGGAGGTGCGTTACTTCCACCTGGACCCTGCCTTCTACATTGGCGGGGCTCCCAACCTTACCAGAA CATGTGGACTGGAGCCGGACCGAGGCATCCAGCAGGGGTACGAGTGTCAGAAGAGCCACATCAGGTACTACTACGACGTGCATGACGGTAACTGCCACATCTTGAACTACAGCGGCTGTGGAGGCAACGGCAACAACTTcaggagccatcaggcctgcaTGGACACCTGCAACAAACTGccgg GTCTCCGGTCCATGCATTCCTTCCTGGGCTGCATGAGGAACGTTTTCATCAATGACGTCAGTGTTCTTTGGGAGCTGAAAGTGCAGAACAAGACGACTCGCTACCACGGCGCCACGGAAGTCTCGCCCCTCACCGACACCTGCAAGGAC CGGGAGCAAATGGTTCTCCTGACGCTGTCCACGGAGAGAGCTCACGTCAACCTCACGAACAAAGACCAAGAGAACTTCAGACTCGCCGTGTCCTTCCGCCCCACCACGCCAAAGGGAGTAGTGGCGTCTGGCTACGTGGATGTTGTGGACACGAGCAGTCAGtgggag ATCTACTATGACGAGAACCACGTGTCCTTTGTCATCCACGAGGAACTGATGCAGGTCAAACCCAGCGCCAAGATCGTCATCAACAACTGGCAATAC GTGGAAGTGAAGTACAGCAGTGGCAAGGTGGTGATGAGAGTGAACCACAAGACAGTCTCCAATAAGCCTCCGGGACCTCTCACCTTCTTCCCAGTCATCACTTTCGGCCTCAGTCCCCGCTCTGACCTTCCAG GCATGGTCGGGTGCCTGAGGAAGGTTGAGCTTGGCACGGAGAAGGTGGAGCTGCGATCGCTGGCCGGAACTAACGTGGCGCAGAAGGACGTGATCTACGATGGCTGCAGG GTGCTGGGGCCGTGTGACAGACCTGGGTCCTGTGAACACGGCACCACCTGTACTCTTGATGCCAACGATGAGATCCAGTGTGACTGCGCGGACTCTGGCTACACTGGGAAGACCTGCCACTTCT CTCTGTACAAGACGTCGTGTGAGGAGTACCACCAAATCGGATACAACAAGTCAGGAGTCTTCAGGATTGACGTGGATGGGAACGGTCCCCTGCCGCCCTCCTTCGTCAAGTGTAACTTCAACAGCCTGACGGGCGTGACCAACACCATAGTAGAGAACAACCTGCCGGAGAAATAC GAGGTGAGAGGACCTGGCCTGGGCAACCTGCAGGTGGACATCAAGTACCGAGACTTTAGCGATGAAATGTTCCAGGCTTTGATTGAGAAGTCCGAATCTTGCTCACAAAAC ATAAGATATGACTGCAGACGCTCGCCACTCAAGCTCTCCACGCACACCTGGTTCTCGTCCCCTTCAGAAAAATACATCGCGAGTTTTGGCTCCAAGGTCCCTGGTCTCTGCCGTTGCAAGG AAATCGGCGCGTGTGACAAGGCTGACGTGGCGTGTAACTGCGACGCGGTGGACGGGCTGGCGAGGTCTGATATAGCGGTCATCACTCAGCCAGACCTGATGCCCCTCACGTCAATGGTGTTTCTGGAGGATAAGAAAGGCATGAGGGAGGAGTCGGAGGGACGCATCACTCTTGGCCCCCTCATCTGTGCCACGAAAG CCACGAAGGAACAGACGGTGAGCTTCTCCAAGAACCACGTATACCTAGAGGTGCCAGCGTGGCGGGAGGGAAGCCTTGCCTTCAGCTTCAAGACCACCTCCTCCAGTGCTATGCTCGCCTACCAGCCCGCCTACCACCCCAGCCACGCCACTTTCAGGATTGCGCTGCTCGGAG agaaggaagtggaattCATGTACAGCTACCACGGGCTGGAGCACCGCCACAGCCTACACACCGCCCGGCGCCTCAACACGGGACAGTGGCAGCAGGTTCTCATTGACATCTATCACCACCAGCTGCGTTTCCTCATCAACTCAGAACAAAAACTCATTGACATCGAGGAGGACGCGAATGTAGGAGTGCTTGATGGGTCTATGTTCCTTGGAGGGATGCCGCC AAGACAAGACACGTGGTTGAACCAagagaaccaggaggaggaggctctggGCAGCTTGAAGGGATGCATTCGTGACTTGACCGTGAACAACGAGCTAGTGGATTTGGACCGGTACATAAGGGCAGCGCCTCTCGGGGTATCTGCCTCCTGCCAGCCATCATGCAGCCCTAACCCTTGCCAGAACGGGGCAGAGTGTATCGAGAACTGGGGATCTTATGAGTGCGTGTGTAAGAACCCCCTGGCGCACTCCGGTGTCAACTGTGAGAACA ATCTAAACGAGGAAGCGATCACCTTCACCACGGAGAAGTCAAAGCTAACATACTTCGTGAACGACACTGACAACTCCCGCAGCCAGGAACTCGCCAACATGACCTCCCTTCTCCTCAACTTCCGCACCCACGTCAGGCAGGGACTCATTCTCTTCACCTACGACTACTTGCACAACTTCCTGCAACTTCACCTGGCGTCTCCGAATGAATTGGTGCTATACTTCAACTCCGGGAGGCGAGCTTTGGCCCTCACGGTCGAGACAAGTTTTGCAG TTCCTCTCAACGAAGGCCAGTCGGTGCAGGTGGCCGTAGAACGCGACGGCTCCACCACTAACCTCACAGTCTACACCAACGGGGTCTTCTTCAACGCTTCCCTCGGTTCTGGCTTGCTTCCCCTTCACGAGGGTGACTATGAACAGTTTCCTTATGGCGAGAGCACCCCGCTGCTTGACATGGTGTACTaccctcactccttcaccaaGCCAGGGTACTTTTCTATG TTCTACATGGGATCTGCCAATGACCCGCAAGCTGACGTGAGGTCGGACCTGCCTGGCCTGGTGGGATGCGTGCGAGGTTTTCAGATCAACGAGGTACCTGTTGTCCTGCACCGCTACCTCGCCGACCACCCAG CTGAGGGCGTGAAGAAGGGGTGCTCGATGGTGTGCGATCATCATCCTTGTCTCAACGGcggtgtgtgtgaggaagactTCCTGTACCCGAGCAACTTCCACTGTGACTGCTCCAGCACTTCCTACACGGGCCCCGTCTGCAGCACCG AGACGGCGTACACCTTCCACGGGAGCGAGTGGCTGGGCAGAGACGCGACCACCTCGCCCCTCATGGAGAACCTGGTGTTTGAGCTTGCCTTCTCCGCCTCCATCAGACGCCCACTGCCCCAACTGGTCGCCCTCCTCAGGGGCACCACCACCGC CACCCACGACGACTACATCCTGGTGGCGGTGGAACCTAACGGGGCCGTGACGGTGCAGGCGGTGCTCAAGAACCTCGAGGACGCTACACTGATTGCTAGGGTATCTCCAGACGAAGGAATCAACGCTTTCAGTGGACACCGGCACTTTGTCAAGGCCGAGTGGCTGAGTGACGGGCTCTGGGTGAag GTGGACAGAGAGGAGCGACTGCTACGAAGGGAAGCCACCTCGTACAGGTTAGAGTTGGAAGCCTTCCCTCGCAGTCTCTACTTGGGCGGCATGGAGGAAGGAGTGGACTCTCGCTTCGTTGACTATGAGAATTTCCACGGGTGCATTTCCA ATGTAATGATCTCCAACCCGAATGGAAAGTTCTTCCCTCTGCAGGAGTATGAAGAAAACGACCGTCATATTACGAACTTCGGTATCCCCACCTCCGGTTCCTGCTCTGGCTTCCCCCTCATGCCTGCCTTGGTCATGACTTACAGAGCAGACAAGGACATTTCGCCG GTGCAAGGGGAGGACTGGGCCGTGCATGCAGCGCAGAGGACAGCTTACGACGCACCGCCGCCCCTCACCAAAGCGGAGAGAAACACGCCAATGGATAACG TGGTTCCCGCCGTGGCCACCAGCGTTCTTCTCGTGTCGGGCATCATCCTGGCCATCCTGTGCATAAGAACcagcgacaagaagaagaaggcgaagaagaaggaacagatgaaaaaggaggaagaggagagggaacagCTTTtgaaggataggaagaagagtagagaagag GCAATGAGGGCACGCATCACCAACATCTCTGAGGTGGAGATGAAGCCCCTGAAGACAGCCCAGAACGGAGGAACACAAG AACAAGATAAGGTGAGGAAAATGAACGCAGCGAACCAGCAGCAGGTGGCTCCCCCAACGGAACCCCCACCACCCATCCCAACCAAgaaaccagaggaggaggaggaggaggtgcaggtgaGGATGCCAAAGGACTCCACCGCAGACAGACCGCTTTCCTGGGACAAGTCCGCTGATGCGCTGCCTCTCATAGGAACTGAGGTGCCGCAG GTGAGGCCACAAGGGGAGGCTACAGAGGACTCGACGTCAGAAGGAAGCAGCTTTGACTGTACCATTGAGATCACGGGTGGgtcgccttcctcctccgcgGTCTTCCCTCAGCAGCGG ACGTGGCAAGAACCCAACAAGTCTCCTTCCAACGCCACCGAGAATCAACACCACCTAAACATTCCCACTGACAACTTGCcaatacagaaagacaaagcGAGCGAGAAATATGACGAGGAGAAGAAGCCACAATTCAAAGTAGAGAAAGTCGAGGCAGACGCTGTGAAAGAGGAGTATTCTGAAGGGGAGAAGGATGCTGGAAGATACTCCGAGATGCCACCAGAGGATAAGGAGGTCGAGATGAAGTgcaatgaggagaatgaactgAAAGAAATAGATGACAGAGACGAGGAGTATTTTGACTGCAAGAGCAGTGCCAGCGTTCTAACTCCTCCAGAAATCGTTGTCAGCAGcccaaaggagaaagaaagtctgAACACAGGATACTTACTGAGTCATATTTACAAAGCCAAGGccgaaggggaagggaaaagggaaggagaggccaACATAAATCAAGACAAACAAGTCGAGGGTTTGGAATCTTCAAGTCAGGAAATGAAACCAGATAGAAAAGAGAGTAACATGAGAAATGACGATGTAAACAGCCAGGAAATTCAAAACGAGAAAGGAAACGCTATCCAGGAactagaagacgaagaaaacgagacagaaacacaagaaaaattcAAAGACAACGAAGAACTCTTGGACATCAGCGCCAAACTCCTGCTGCTGGACATGGCGGGGCAGAGAAACGATGGCTTCTCGTCTCCAGAGAGCTGTCCAGGGTCCCCTATGAGTGAGGAGGACAGACCGGGGTCCCCCACATACGTCAACCTATACCAGGACGATGACATAAACCTCCTGAACACTGGAGTCTCCCCTAAATGTTCCCCCGGCAACCTGACACCTTTAGACCCCATCAGTGAGCAGGACGAAagcgaggaagacaaggagaaagacgGGGACAGTCCACGGAAGACGTCATTGCCGACACTCTTCAAATCCAACCTGTCCTCTGGTGTTGCCAACCTCAGTGTTCTCTCTGGGGAAGATGACGCCGCAAAGGACGAATCAGCATCTGAGCACGAGGCTTTAAAAGACACAAAAGACGCAAAAGATGAACCAGATGCAATTCTTGAAGCAAAATCTGAAGTTACTCCTGAACCAGTCCCTGAAGCAGCTCCTGAAGTCCCGCACGAGGAAGCTACAAGCGGAGGCGTTAAAAGGAGAAGGCGTCGCAAGAAGGGCCGCGTCACAAGGGAGAAGCAAAGCCCGGTGTTCCTGAATGAGGGAGTGCGAACCTTCAGTAATCCCGTGAGTTACTTCGGCGGCCCCAACATCAAGTATGATGAGGAGGACGgaggcgcagcagcagcagcaggaggtgaaggaggtgctGAAAGCCGTCTTAGTATTATCTCGAATGTTTCGCTTGATTaa